In the genome of Atribacterota bacterium, one region contains:
- a CDS encoding branched-chain amino acid ABC transporter substrate-binding protein produces MRKALVVFWIVTGIFGGIFTGQLWAGEPIRIGLQAPITGSFAIEGQMAKQCVELAAELLNKEGGINGRLIEIVVADDASNPRDSALAAQRLISQKVVAAIASYGSSVTEPAADLYDRNKVISVAYGATAVRLTMDKERPYFFRTCGRDDSQGAFFAKFAVETMGWKRIAIMHDNQTYGKGVAEETRKYLEPYIQEGRAEIVYYDAITPGEQDYSAALTKLRESNPDVWYYTAYYPEAGLLVRQGRELGITIPFVGSNAVPNDDFVKIAGLEYVVGTLMTQEPLPQDLDTPKSQAFFEAYRAKFGEIPSSPWPIYAADALFAVAQAIRNTGSTDSDILAREMRAMQNATGITGPIYFTERGDRKDIPYAMYRYNEKGQLELFQP; encoded by the coding sequence CGGGAGTTTCGCCATCGAGGGGCAGATGGCCAAACAGTGTGTGGAACTGGCTGCGGAGCTCCTCAACAAGGAGGGGGGGATAAACGGTCGACTGATTGAAATTGTTGTGGCCGATGACGCTTCGAACCCCCGTGATAGCGCTCTGGCTGCACAGCGTCTGATTTCGCAAAAAGTGGTAGCAGCCATTGCTAGTTACGGTTCTTCAGTCACCGAGCCGGCAGCGGACCTCTATGACCGCAATAAGGTGATTTCTGTTGCCTATGGGGCGACAGCGGTCAGACTGACCATGGATAAAGAACGTCCTTACTTTTTCCGGACCTGTGGGCGAGATGACTCTCAGGGGGCTTTTTTTGCCAAGTTTGCCGTGGAAACCATGGGATGGAAACGAATTGCCATTATGCACGATAACCAAACTTATGGAAAAGGGGTAGCAGAAGAAACGCGAAAATACTTAGAACCGTATATTCAAGAAGGTCGTGCGGAAATTGTCTACTACGACGCCATTACCCCTGGGGAACAGGATTATAGCGCTGCGCTCACCAAACTGCGGGAGAGTAACCCTGATGTCTGGTACTATACTGCTTATTATCCTGAGGCTGGACTCCTGGTGCGTCAGGGGAGGGAACTCGGCATTACCATTCCCTTTGTGGGGAGTAACGCCGTTCCCAACGACGATTTTGTGAAAATTGCCGGTCTTGAGTATGTGGTGGGAACGCTCATGACCCAGGAACCACTTCCCCAGGACCTTGATACGCCGAAGTCCCAAGCCTTCTTTGAAGCCTACCGAGCGAAGTTTGGTGAGATTCCCTCCTCTCCCTGGCCGATTTATGCGGCTGATGCTTTGTTTGCCGTTGCCCAGGCCATTAGGAACACCGGGTCAACGGATTCGGATATCTTGGCCCGGGAAATGCGCGCCATGCAAAACGCCACAGGAATTACCGGCCCAATTTACTTTACCGAACGTGGTGACCGTAAAGATATTCCCTACGCCATGTATCGGTATAACGAAAAAGGGCAGCTCGAACTCTTTCAGCCTTGA
- a CDS encoding branched-chain amino acid ABC transporter permease, whose translation MKVFLEQLINGLTVGSFYALVALGYSMVYGVMKLINFAHGDLFTLGSYLGYTFLVWGTSWITQSVGLWWGMALAMGFVFFANAGAGIVVERVAYRPVYPAGRLPLVVSALGMSIFIQNGIMALWGPRFQVYPSQLIPAASFHFLGISISFLKILILILSLLVMSIIYYVVEKTPFGAAVRASALDRETATLLGVDIRKVILFVFTLGPALGGMAGVMNGMYYRSIQFSMGWNYGLKAFTATILGGIGNIPGAMLGGILLGIMETMLAGYVPGGGAWKDGFTFLILILVLIFRPTGLIGEKVAEKV comes from the coding sequence GTGAAGGTTTTCTTGGAACAGCTTATTAATGGATTGACAGTTGGTTCGTTTTACGCACTGGTAGCCTTGGGGTACTCCATGGTATACGGGGTGATGAAACTCATTAACTTTGCTCATGGAGACCTCTTTACCCTGGGAAGTTACCTGGGGTATACCTTTCTTGTCTGGGGAACCAGTTGGATCACCCAATCCGTGGGTTTATGGTGGGGAATGGCTCTGGCTATGGGATTTGTTTTCTTTGCCAACGCTGGAGCTGGGATTGTGGTGGAACGAGTTGCGTATCGGCCGGTCTATCCCGCAGGAAGGCTACCACTTGTAGTTTCCGCGCTGGGGATGTCCATTTTCATCCAGAATGGTATTATGGCTTTATGGGGTCCGCGCTTCCAGGTATACCCGAGCCAACTCATTCCCGCAGCTTCCTTTCATTTTTTGGGAATCTCGATTTCTTTTTTGAAAATCCTGATTTTGATTCTCTCGCTTCTCGTGATGAGTATTATCTATTATGTGGTGGAGAAAACCCCTTTTGGAGCGGCGGTAAGGGCTTCGGCGCTTGACCGGGAAACGGCCACGCTGCTTGGGGTTGACATTCGAAAGGTGATTCTCTTTGTGTTCACCCTGGGGCCGGCTCTGGGGGGAATGGCTGGAGTGATGAATGGGATGTATTACCGCTCCATTCAGTTCAGTATGGGCTGGAATTATGGGTTAAAAGCTTTTACTGCCACGATTCTTGGAGGTATTGGTAACATCCCCGGTGCCATGCTGGGGGGGATTCTGCTTGGTATTATGGAAACGATGCTTGCTGGGTATGTTCCAGGGGGCGGTGCCTGGAAGGATGGTTTCACTTTTTTGATTCTGATCCTTGTTCTCATTTTTCGTCCCACGGGGCTTATCGGGGAAAAAGTGGCTGAAAAGGTGTAG
- a CDS encoding branched-chain amino acid ABC transporter ATP-binding protein/permease, with amino-acid sequence MNVVEMVRQRLLLGKNHSAPFSRQVKRRVSSLLMMVLTGIFIFLFPVFPFVNNYWIDVGFFVGIYSLLGLSLNVVLGEVGLFDLGHAAFYAIGAYTTAILNTMFNVPVFWLLPLSALSAAGFAYLVMSPVIHLRGDYLCIVTIGIGEIVRIGIVNNPWGLTNGPNGITGVEAPMVGSWVVTTPTHFYYFIWIIVVLVIGGLLRLQGSRVGRAWNYIREDEIAAETTGVDVRYYKLLAFTLGAALAGLTGSVYASKMMVVSPQSFLFMESALLFCIVLLGGLGSIPGTLLGAAAVVIFPEIFRQFASFRLLFFGLALMVMMIFRPGGLLPRKREGLGFQGLGVWGLRENDEWLVQHGRLLVQERVTPQLERAIQNDCLLETCSVTLRFGGLVAVSNYDLKVCPGKITSLIGPNGAGKTTLFNIITGIYRPDSGRVLFRGEDITGLKPHQIVSRGIARTFQNIRLFPALTCVENVMAGLHGHGKAGVWASILRTPSQLKEEREFVEIASFRLHQVGLWEYRNELAKNLPYGKQRYLEIARALATAPKLLILDEPSSGLNDKESEELMELLQDLTEEGLTMLLIEHDMNVVMGISDWVSVMDMGNKIAEGIPQEIYNHPMVIEAYLGKEDE; translated from the coding sequence ATGAATGTTGTGGAAATGGTTCGCCAGCGCCTTCTTTTAGGGAAGAATCATTCTGCACCGTTCTCTCGCCAGGTGAAAAGGCGTGTTTCTTCCTTGTTGATGATGGTTCTTACGGGCATATTCATTTTCCTCTTTCCGGTGTTCCCATTTGTCAACAATTACTGGATTGATGTGGGATTTTTTGTGGGTATTTACAGTCTTTTGGGATTGAGTCTCAACGTAGTTTTGGGAGAGGTGGGACTTTTTGACCTGGGGCATGCGGCGTTTTACGCTATTGGTGCCTATACCACGGCTATCCTCAACACCATGTTCAACGTTCCGGTGTTTTGGCTTTTACCCTTGAGTGCCCTTTCGGCGGCGGGATTTGCGTACCTTGTGATGTCACCGGTGATTCACCTGCGGGGGGATTATTTGTGCATCGTCACCATTGGAATTGGTGAGATTGTACGCATTGGAATTGTCAATAACCCTTGGGGGCTTACCAATGGTCCTAATGGGATTACTGGTGTGGAAGCACCGATGGTCGGTTCTTGGGTAGTTACCACTCCCACCCATTTTTACTATTTTATCTGGATTATTGTGGTTTTGGTCATTGGAGGGCTTTTGCGCCTGCAAGGGTCACGGGTGGGTCGAGCCTGGAATTATATTCGGGAAGACGAAATCGCAGCTGAGACAACCGGTGTTGATGTTCGTTACTATAAGCTGCTTGCCTTCACTCTGGGAGCTGCCCTGGCGGGACTCACCGGGAGCGTGTATGCCTCCAAAATGATGGTGGTTTCACCCCAGAGTTTTTTGTTCATGGAATCGGCCCTCCTTTTCTGTATCGTTCTTTTGGGGGGACTCGGCTCTATTCCCGGGACGCTTCTTGGTGCTGCGGCGGTGGTGATTTTTCCAGAAATTTTCCGCCAGTTTGCCAGTTTCCGACTCCTTTTCTTTGGGTTGGCGCTCATGGTGATGATGATTTTCCGTCCCGGAGGGCTACTTCCCCGTAAACGCGAGGGTCTTGGCTTTCAGGGCCTCGGCGTTTGGGGTCTTCGCGAAAACGATGAATGGCTCGTACAACATGGTCGGTTACTCGTTCAGGAAAGGGTGACCCCCCAGTTAGAAAGAGCCATCCAGAATGATTGTCTTCTGGAAACCTGTAGCGTAACTCTTCGATTTGGAGGGCTGGTGGCAGTGAGCAATTATGACCTCAAGGTGTGTCCGGGAAAAATCACTAGCCTCATTGGTCCAAATGGAGCAGGAAAGACCACCCTTTTTAACATCATTACCGGGATTTACCGTCCGGATAGTGGTCGGGTATTATTCCGTGGTGAAGATATCACCGGTCTTAAACCTCATCAAATCGTTTCCCGGGGTATTGCCCGCACCTTTCAAAATATTCGTCTCTTTCCGGCTTTGACCTGCGTTGAGAATGTCATGGCTGGCCTGCATGGTCATGGGAAAGCGGGAGTCTGGGCATCTATTTTGCGAACCCCTTCCCAGCTTAAGGAGGAACGGGAGTTTGTTGAAATTGCTTCGTTCCGGCTCCATCAGGTCGGCCTTTGGGAATATCGGAACGAACTGGCCAAAAATCTTCCATATGGGAAACAGCGATACCTTGAAATTGCCAGAGCTTTAGCCACAGCCCCGAAACTCCTCATTCTCGATGAGCCGTCTTCTGGTCTCAACGACAAAGAATCGGAGGAACTGATGGAGCTCCTGCAGGATCTAACTGAGGAGGGATTGACTATGCTCCTCATTGAACATGATATGAATGTGGTGATGGGAATCTCCGATTGGGTCAGCGTGATGGATATGGGGAATAAAATTGCTGAAGGGATTCCCCAGGAGATTTATAATCATCCCATGGTTATCGAAGCGTATCTGGGCAAGGAAGACGAGTAA
- a CDS encoding ABC transporter ATP-binding protein has product METLLRIQDLWVAYGAVDALKGVTLELKKGDIVAVLGANGAGKTTLLKSISGLLRPKKGQVFFRNRDIHSFLPFELPAQGLAHVPEGRRIFATLTVEENLLLGLYSVRNNLDQKEKNRRRDWIFHLFPILWERRRQLAGTLSGGEQQMLAIGRGLISRPQVLLMDEPSLGLAPRIVQEIFHVICEIHEEEQVSILLVEQNARKALAVASYAYILETGRIAIEGKARDLSQDERIRSAYLGGSGVMKRRNEKIKS; this is encoded by the coding sequence ATGGAAACCCTGTTGCGTATTCAGGATTTGTGGGTGGCGTATGGAGCGGTGGATGCCCTGAAAGGAGTAACCCTCGAACTCAAAAAAGGGGATATCGTTGCAGTCCTTGGGGCAAACGGTGCCGGGAAAACCACCCTTTTAAAATCGATTTCTGGACTCTTACGTCCGAAAAAAGGGCAGGTTTTTTTTCGAAATCGGGATATTCATTCTTTCCTTCCTTTTGAACTTCCTGCTCAAGGTTTAGCCCACGTTCCTGAGGGACGTCGGATTTTTGCCACCCTTACTGTGGAAGAGAACCTGTTGTTAGGACTTTACAGTGTCCGTAATAATCTTGACCAGAAGGAAAAAAATCGCCGCAGGGACTGGATTTTCCATCTTTTTCCTATATTGTGGGAACGCCGTCGGCAGCTGGCTGGAACTCTTTCTGGTGGTGAACAGCAAATGTTAGCCATTGGGCGGGGACTCATTTCTCGCCCTCAGGTTCTGCTCATGGATGAACCCTCTTTAGGGTTAGCCCCACGGATTGTTCAGGAAATTTTTCACGTTATCTGTGAAATTCACGAAGAAGAACAAGTCTCCATCCTTCTGGTGGAGCAGAATGCCCGTAAAGCTCTGGCCGTCGCCAGTTATGCCTATATCCTTGAAACTGGTCGGATTGCAATTGAAGGAAAAGCCCGAGACCTTTCCCAGGATGAGCGGATTCGGTCGGCCTATCTCGGAGGATCAGGAGTGATGAAAAGGCGGAATGAAAAGATTAAATCTTGA
- a CDS encoding class II SORL domain-containing protein has product MTFEELFKSADWKAEKHVPVIEGPDQVKQGEWVHFQVTVGKEIPHPNTTEHHIRWIEAYFMPQNGKFPYQIGKFEFNAHGESAEGPNQGPVYTHSYIQFSLKTNLPGTLHVTSYCNIHGLWKNEKEIKVV; this is encoded by the coding sequence ATGACTTTTGAAGAACTCTTTAAATCAGCCGACTGGAAAGCGGAAAAACATGTCCCGGTTATCGAAGGACCGGACCAAGTGAAACAAGGAGAATGGGTCCATTTTCAAGTTACCGTGGGAAAGGAAATTCCCCATCCCAATACCACCGAACACCATATCCGCTGGATCGAAGCCTACTTCATGCCCCAGAATGGTAAATTTCCCTACCAGATTGGCAAGTTTGAATTCAATGCCCATGGGGAAAGTGCAGAAGGACCAAATCAGGGTCCAGTGTACACTCATTCCTACATTCAGTTTTCCCTCAAGACCAATCTCCCTGGAACGTTGCACGTAACATCGTACTGCAACATCCACGGTCTATGGAAAAACGAAAAGGAAATCAAGGTCGTGTAA
- a CDS encoding rubrerythrin family protein, whose protein sequence is MVKHKMTQQNLEGAYSGESQAHMRYLIFSEVAEREGKPNIARLFKAISFAEQVHATNHFRNLGNINDTVKNLDMAIAGETFEVDEMYPAYDAVAKFQEEKEAQRGIHYALEAEKIHAEMYKKAKEAAMQGKDLALGTIYICPVCGYTVENEAPEFCPVCGAAREKFKGF, encoded by the coding sequence ATGGTCAAACACAAAATGACCCAGCAAAATCTGGAAGGGGCTTACTCTGGAGAATCACAAGCCCACATGAGGTACCTCATCTTTTCAGAGGTTGCTGAGCGGGAAGGAAAACCGAACATCGCTCGCCTTTTCAAAGCCATTTCCTTCGCTGAACAGGTCCATGCTACCAACCATTTCCGCAATCTCGGCAACATTAACGATACGGTTAAAAATCTGGATATGGCTATCGCTGGTGAAACTTTTGAAGTGGATGAAATGTACCCTGCCTACGATGCGGTGGCGAAATTCCAGGAAGAAAAAGAAGCTCAGCGTGGAATTCACTACGCCTTAGAAGCGGAGAAAATTCATGCTGAAATGTACAAGAAAGCCAAAGAAGCGGCCATGCAGGGAAAGGACTTAGCGCTGGGAACCATTTATATCTGCCCGGTTTGTGGCTACACTGTGGAAAATGAAGCACCAGAATTCTGCCCGGTTTGTGGTGCAGCCCGAGAAAAATTTAAAGGTTTCTAA